TGTCCATTTAGGTTCAAAACCACCTTCAGAAGCAATATAAAGTAAAATATCCCGCACAGGAGCAGGATAGAGTACATTAGCATCCAGTAAGGCAATTGTTTTATTCATACCCAAGATTCAGATCCTGTGCCTGTTTTGTAAGAAACTTTAACTGCTTTTCACGTATTTCCTTTTGCTTTTCCTCATAATTTTCAAGATCTTCCAATTCAATTCTTCTATGGGTTCCAACTTTAAAAAAAGGGATATCACCTCTTTCTAAAAGTTTGATTAAATGTGGACGTGATATTCTCAATAGGTCAGCAGCCATTTGGGTAGACAGCCCTTTATGGGAAGGAATAACTGCAACCTCCAAGCCCTCTGCTATATTTGACAAAATACTTTTAAATAAGACAAATGCCTGCTCAGGGATCTGAATCTCTTCTTCATTGTATTTTAGTTTTA
This region of Chryseobacterium vaccae genomic DNA includes:
- a CDS encoding helix-turn-helix domain-containing protein, which codes for MIGVKNIITKEDRKNARTSLSVLRTSIKQVRKQDKRGTVKLKYNEEEIQIPEQAFVLFKSILSNIAEGLEVAVIPSHKGLSTQMAADLLRISRPHLIKLLERGDIPFFKVGTHRRIELEDLENYEEKQKEIREKQLKFLTKQAQDLNLGYE